The DNA sequence GATTAACGCCTCAAGATCGGCTGCCATAATTTTTTCCAGCGAGCCGAAATGCGCCGCCAGGTTGGCGGCTGTCGCTTCACCAACTTCGGTAATGCCTAATGCATACAGGAAGCGTGCCAGCGTGGTATGACGTGATTTATCGAGCGCATTAACGACGTTTTGCGCCGATTTCGGCCCCATACGGTCTAAACCAGTCAGCTTGCCTGCGGTGAGCTGATAAAGATCGGCCGGGGTTTTGACGTACTCCTTTTCCACCAGCTGATCGATAATTTTATCGCCCATACCGTCAACGTCCATGGCGCGGCGAGAGACAAAATGCTTCAGCGCGCCTTTACGCTGTGCGCCGCAAATTAAGCCGCCGGTACAGCGGGCAACGACTTCGCCTTCCACACGCTCAACGTCCGAGCCGCACACCGGACAATACGTTGGGAATTCTACCGCTCTGGCATCGGCGGGGCGATCGGCTTCAACCACACCCACCACCTGCGGAATGACATCACCGGCACGCCTGATAATCACGCGATCGCCAATGCGCAGCCCAAGGCGATCGATCTCGTCCGCATTATGCAGCGTGGCGTTGCTGACCATCACGCCAGCCACCTGCACAGGCTCAAGCCTTGCCACAGGCGTAATAGCGCCGGTACGGCCCACCTGGAATTCGACATCACGAACCCTGGTCATCTGTTCCTGCGCGGGGAATTTAAAGGCGACGGCCCAGCGAGGCGCGCGAGCAACAAAGCCCAGCTGCTCCTGGAGATCCTGAGAATCGACCTTGATGACCACACCGTCAATATCGAACCCAAGCGTGGCGCGATCCTGCTCGACCTGACGGTAGAATGCCAATACGTCGTCCGGTGAATGACAAAGCCGGATGCGATCGCTAACCGGTAATCCCCAGGCTTTAAACTGCTGTAACCGCGCCAGGTGGCTGCGCGGCATTTCGCCACCTTCCAGTAATCCTAAACCGTAGCAGAAGAAGGTTAACGGGCGTTTTGCGGTGATGCGTGGATCAAGCTGGCGCAGCGATCCCGCAGCGGCGTTACGCGGATTAGCAAAGACTTTAGTTCCGGTACGGCGCGCCTCTTCGTTTAGTGCTTCAAAGCCGTTTTGCGGCATAAAGACTTCGCCACGAACCTCAACGCGTGCAGGAATGTTCTCGCCATGAAGGCGCAGAGGGATAGCACGAATGGTTCTGACGTTGGCAGTGATATTTTCACCCGTCGTGCCATCGCCGCGCGTAGCGGCACGCACCAGCAGGCCATTCTCGTACAATAGGCTCACGGCCAGGCCATCCAGCTTAAGCTCACAACAGAAAGTGATGTCGTCAACGCTTTTGAGGCGATCCTGGACGCGCTTGTTGAAAGCCCGATAACTCTCTTCATCAAAAGCATTATCCAGCGAGAGCATCGGCACTTCATGACGCACCTGCTCAAAAGCGCTGAGCGGTGCAGCCCCGACACGCTGAGTCGGCGAATCTGGCGTTATCAGATCAGGATGGGCCTCTTCCAGCTTGCGCAGCTCGCCCATCAGGCGATCATATTCAGCATCTGGTACAACAGGCTCATCAAGGACGTGATACTGGTATTCGTAATGGCGAAGCGTGGTTTGAAGTGAAATAATTTTGTCTTGTACGGATTCCATAGCGGCACCATAGCGATAAAAAACCCCCGACGGGCGGGGGTCTTGTCATACGAGGATTAAGGCAGATTAATGAATCAGGCGTTCGCCTCAATCACGTCACGAATGCGGTTTTTATACGTTTCCAGCTTTTGCGGCGTCATCATCCGACGCTCATCATCCAGCACCACGCCGCCAACATCATCGGCAATACGCTGGGCCGACTGTAACATCAGCTTGAAGTTCTGATTCGCATCACCGTAAGAAGGCACCATCATAAAGATAGATACGCCCGGCGTAGTGAAATCAGCCATTTCGTCGGGATTGAAAGAACCCGGTTTCACCATATTGGCGAGGCTGAACAGTACCGGGCCGCTGCCTGCCGGGCTGAGATGACGATGGAAAATATTCATTTCGCCAAACTGGAAACCGGCCTGCAACATACCTTGCAACAGGGCTTCGCCATTCAGTTCACCGCCTGCGTGGGCGCTGACGTGCAGCACCAGAACGGTCTCTTTTGGACGTTCCTGTACCGGTGTCGCTACTTCAGGCTTCACCGGTTCCGCTACGGGTTCTGGCTCAGGCGCTTCAGGCTCTGCAACGGGTTCTGGCTGAGGAGCCTGACTCACCACCGGCTGTGGGCTAACCGGCTGCGGCGGGCGCTGTGGTGACGGCGTACGCTGCGGCTCAGGCTGCCGATGAGTTGCCGGTGCAAGAGTGGGTTCATCATCGTAGTCATCTTCAGACGGCAAATCTCCGCCAAAGAGCGGATCGCGTTCAGGTTGCTCATCAACCGGCTGCTGATGACGAACGGGTTCAGGCTGAGCGCGAGGCTTAACCGGACGCGGCTGCGCCTTTTCCTCAAAAACGCCTACGGCGGGCTCATCGTCTTCCTGACGCGAACGGGGACGTTTTGCGCGCACTTCCTGAGCGCCGTCATCGACGTCGTCATAAGACTCTTCTCTGTCCTGTTTTAAACGTTTGTGAGGACGATC is a window from the Pantoea sp. CCBC3-3-1 genome containing:
- the ligA gene encoding NAD-dependent DNA ligase LigA, which gives rise to MESVQDKIISLQTTLRHYEYQYHVLDEPVVPDAEYDRLMGELRKLEEAHPDLITPDSPTQRVGAAPLSAFEQVRHEVPMLSLDNAFDEESYRAFNKRVQDRLKSVDDITFCCELKLDGLAVSLLYENGLLVRAATRGDGTTGENITANVRTIRAIPLRLHGENIPARVEVRGEVFMPQNGFEALNEEARRTGTKVFANPRNAAAGSLRQLDPRITAKRPLTFFCYGLGLLEGGEMPRSHLARLQQFKAWGLPVSDRIRLCHSPDDVLAFYRQVEQDRATLGFDIDGVVIKVDSQDLQEQLGFVARAPRWAVAFKFPAQEQMTRVRDVEFQVGRTGAITPVARLEPVQVAGVMVSNATLHNADEIDRLGLRIGDRVIIRRAGDVIPQVVGVVEADRPADARAVEFPTYCPVCGSDVERVEGEVVARCTGGLICGAQRKGALKHFVSRRAMDVDGMGDKIIDQLVEKEYVKTPADLYQLTAGKLTGLDRMGPKSAQNVVNALDKSRHTTLARFLYALGITEVGEATAANLAAHFGSLEKIMAADLEALIAVQDVGTVVAAHVRNFMDEESNREVIRQLIEEAGISWPAVAVIKAEEIDSPFAGKTVVLTGSLTLLSRDEAKDRLTALGAKVSGSVSKKTDLVIAGEAAGSKLAKAQELGIEVIDEAEMIRLLGD
- the zipA gene encoding cell division protein ZipA, whose product is MMQDLRLILIVVGAIAIIALLLHGFWTSRKERSSVFRDRPHKRLKQDREESYDDVDDGAQEVRAKRPRSRQEDDEPAVGVFEEKAQPRPVKPRAQPEPVRHQQPVDEQPERDPLFGGDLPSEDDYDDEPTLAPATHRQPEPQRTPSPQRPPQPVSPQPVVSQAPQPEPVAEPEAPEPEPVAEPVKPEVATPVQERPKETVLVLHVSAHAGGELNGEALLQGMLQAGFQFGEMNIFHRHLSPAGSGPVLFSLANMVKPGSFNPDEMADFTTPGVSIFMMVPSYGDANQNFKLMLQSAQRIADDVGGVVLDDERRMMTPQKLETYKNRIRDVIEANA